Proteins co-encoded in one Vidua chalybeata isolate OUT-0048 chromosome 18, bVidCha1 merged haplotype, whole genome shotgun sequence genomic window:
- the ANKRD13A gene encoding ankyrin repeat domain-containing protein 13A isoform X1, with translation MSSPGGASSAFPLHVLVWNNDYRRLDEELHDQDVDQRDPRGRTLLHLAVSLGYIESAKVLLQHKADVTKENAQGWTVLHEAVSTGDPEMVQLILQHRDYQQTSMTLGGVPELLQKINETPDFYVEMKWEFTSWVPLVSRVCPSDVCRIWKSRAKLRVDITLLGFENMSWERGRRTVIFKGEDTGGWAELIEINHDDKLVTTERFEISQHMKRLTLGSMTPKRKDVERRLTSPIISTCLDTKSIAFERTTSGFWVWRTEKSEGVNGYEAKVYMANNVNVITRIRTEHLTEEEKKRYKADRNPLESFLGTVEHECGAQSTSRTTEYAATNNPTAITLEEYFNPEFDLKGRDIGRPKEVTVRTQKFKATLWMSEEFPLSLMEQVTPIIDLMARTSAHFARLRDFITLEFPPGFPVKIEVPLFHVLNARITFENVNSCRTAERTSPGGAQNDAGANFEVDQSVFEIPKCYHIQDDGRNIHVQDEDNEIMQFAIQQSLLESGANQELEELSNGAVAYFPDFNIQYQKALQESFLARSGNSHSSSSSEASSFEKDLQLAMELSVREQEEQEKQRREREDAELQQVLQLSLVEK, from the exons ATGAGCTCCCCTGGCGGGGCCAGCAGCGCCTTCCCCCTGCACGTCCTGGTGTGGAATAACGACTACAGGCGGCTGGACGAGGAGCTGCACGACCAG GATGTTGACCAGCGGGATCCACGGGGCCGGACCTTGCTGCACTTGGCCGTTTCCTTGGGTTACATCGAATCTGCCAAGGtcctcctgcagcacaaggCAGATGTGACCAAGGAGAACGCGCAGGGATGGACGg ttttgcatGAGGCTGTCAGCACAGGGGATCCAGAGATGGTCCAGCTGATCCTGCAGCATCGGGACTACCAGCAGACCTCCATGACCCTCGGAGGAGTTCCTGAGTTACTGCAGAAGATTAACGAG acTCCTGACTTTTATGTGGAAATGAAATGGGAGTTCACCAGCTGGG TGCCCCTGGTTTCCAGGGTGTGCCCGAGCGACGTTTGCCGCATCTGGAAGAGCCGGGCCAAGCTGCGTGTGGACATCACCTTGCTGGGCTTCGAGAACAtgagctgggagaggggcaggaggacTGTCATCTTCAAGGGAGAAG ACACTGgtggctgggcagagctgatCGAGATCAACCACGATGACAAGCTGGTCACGACAGAGAGGTTTGAGATCTCCCAGCACATGAAGCGTTTGACTTTGGGATCGATGACACCCAAGAGGAAAGATGTGGAGAGGCGCCTTACATCTCCAATCATCAGCACGTGCCTTGATACCAAAAGCATTGCTTTTGAAAG AACCACATCTGGATTCTGGGTATGGAggacagaaaaatcagaaggTGTCAATGGTTATGAAGCCAAG GTCTACATGGCAAACAATGTGAACGTGATCACACGGATCAGAACAGAGCATTTAacagaagaggagaagaagagaTATAAAG CTGATAGGAACCCTCTGGAATCATTCCTGGGGACAGTGGAGCATGAATGTGGTGCTCAG AGTACATCCAGGACTACAGAGTATGCTGCAACCAACAATCCCACTGCTATTACTCTGGAGGAATACTTCAACCCAGAATTTGATTTGAAAGGCAGAGACATAGGAAGACCAAAGGAAGTCACTGTTAGAACACAGAA ATTTAAAGCAACCTTATGGATGAGTGAAGAGTTCCCCTTGTCTCTTATGGAACAAGTCACTCCAATCATTGACCTGATGGCCAGAACCAGTGCTCATTTTGCCAGACTTAGGGATTTCATCACTCTGGAATTTCCACCAGGATTTCCTGTCAAAATCG AAGTTCCCCTGTTTCACGTGCTAAATGCCCgaattacttttgaaaatgtcaaCAGCTGCAGGACAGCTGAGAGAACCTCTCCTGGAGGTGCACAGAATGATGCAG GTGCTAATTTCGAGGTCGACCAGTCGGTGTTTGAGATCCCCAAATGCTACCACATCCAGGATGATGGCAGGAACATCCATGTGCAGGATGAGGATAATGAGATCATGCAGTTTGCCATCCAGCAGAGCTTGTTGGAATCTGGTGCAAATCAA GAATTGGAGGAGCTTTCCAACGGAGCAGTTGCATATTTCCCAGACTTCAACATCCAGTATCAGAA GGCACTGCAGGAGAGCTTTCTGGCAAGATCAGGGaactcccacagcagcagctccagtgaagCCTCCAGCTTTGAGAAGGACTTGCAGCTTGCCATGGAATTGTCTGTGCGGGAGCAGGAGGAACAGGAGAAGCAGCGTCGGGAAAGGGAAGATGCAGAGCTTCAGCAAGTTTTACAGCTCTCTCTTGTGGAAAAATAG
- the ANKRD13A gene encoding ankyrin repeat domain-containing protein 13A isoform X2, producing the protein MCKDVDQRDPRGRTLLHLAVSLGYIESAKVLLQHKADVTKENAQGWTVLHEAVSTGDPEMVQLILQHRDYQQTSMTLGGVPELLQKINETPDFYVEMKWEFTSWVPLVSRVCPSDVCRIWKSRAKLRVDITLLGFENMSWERGRRTVIFKGEDTGGWAELIEINHDDKLVTTERFEISQHMKRLTLGSMTPKRKDVERRLTSPIISTCLDTKSIAFERTTSGFWVWRTEKSEGVNGYEAKVYMANNVNVITRIRTEHLTEEEKKRYKADRNPLESFLGTVEHECGAQSTSRTTEYAATNNPTAITLEEYFNPEFDLKGRDIGRPKEVTVRTQKFKATLWMSEEFPLSLMEQVTPIIDLMARTSAHFARLRDFITLEFPPGFPVKIEVPLFHVLNARITFENVNSCRTAERTSPGGAQNDAGANFEVDQSVFEIPKCYHIQDDGRNIHVQDEDNEIMQFAIQQSLLESGANQELEELSNGAVAYFPDFNIQYQKALQESFLARSGNSHSSSSSEASSFEKDLQLAMELSVREQEEQEKQRREREDAELQQVLQLSLVEK; encoded by the exons ATGTGTAAG GATGTTGACCAGCGGGATCCACGGGGCCGGACCTTGCTGCACTTGGCCGTTTCCTTGGGTTACATCGAATCTGCCAAGGtcctcctgcagcacaaggCAGATGTGACCAAGGAGAACGCGCAGGGATGGACGg ttttgcatGAGGCTGTCAGCACAGGGGATCCAGAGATGGTCCAGCTGATCCTGCAGCATCGGGACTACCAGCAGACCTCCATGACCCTCGGAGGAGTTCCTGAGTTACTGCAGAAGATTAACGAG acTCCTGACTTTTATGTGGAAATGAAATGGGAGTTCACCAGCTGGG TGCCCCTGGTTTCCAGGGTGTGCCCGAGCGACGTTTGCCGCATCTGGAAGAGCCGGGCCAAGCTGCGTGTGGACATCACCTTGCTGGGCTTCGAGAACAtgagctgggagaggggcaggaggacTGTCATCTTCAAGGGAGAAG ACACTGgtggctgggcagagctgatCGAGATCAACCACGATGACAAGCTGGTCACGACAGAGAGGTTTGAGATCTCCCAGCACATGAAGCGTTTGACTTTGGGATCGATGACACCCAAGAGGAAAGATGTGGAGAGGCGCCTTACATCTCCAATCATCAGCACGTGCCTTGATACCAAAAGCATTGCTTTTGAAAG AACCACATCTGGATTCTGGGTATGGAggacagaaaaatcagaaggTGTCAATGGTTATGAAGCCAAG GTCTACATGGCAAACAATGTGAACGTGATCACACGGATCAGAACAGAGCATTTAacagaagaggagaagaagagaTATAAAG CTGATAGGAACCCTCTGGAATCATTCCTGGGGACAGTGGAGCATGAATGTGGTGCTCAG AGTACATCCAGGACTACAGAGTATGCTGCAACCAACAATCCCACTGCTATTACTCTGGAGGAATACTTCAACCCAGAATTTGATTTGAAAGGCAGAGACATAGGAAGACCAAAGGAAGTCACTGTTAGAACACAGAA ATTTAAAGCAACCTTATGGATGAGTGAAGAGTTCCCCTTGTCTCTTATGGAACAAGTCACTCCAATCATTGACCTGATGGCCAGAACCAGTGCTCATTTTGCCAGACTTAGGGATTTCATCACTCTGGAATTTCCACCAGGATTTCCTGTCAAAATCG AAGTTCCCCTGTTTCACGTGCTAAATGCCCgaattacttttgaaaatgtcaaCAGCTGCAGGACAGCTGAGAGAACCTCTCCTGGAGGTGCACAGAATGATGCAG GTGCTAATTTCGAGGTCGACCAGTCGGTGTTTGAGATCCCCAAATGCTACCACATCCAGGATGATGGCAGGAACATCCATGTGCAGGATGAGGATAATGAGATCATGCAGTTTGCCATCCAGCAGAGCTTGTTGGAATCTGGTGCAAATCAA GAATTGGAGGAGCTTTCCAACGGAGCAGTTGCATATTTCCCAGACTTCAACATCCAGTATCAGAA GGCACTGCAGGAGAGCTTTCTGGCAAGATCAGGGaactcccacagcagcagctccagtgaagCCTCCAGCTTTGAGAAGGACTTGCAGCTTGCCATGGAATTGTCTGTGCGGGAGCAGGAGGAACAGGAGAAGCAGCGTCGGGAAAGGGAAGATGCAGAGCTTCAGCAAGTTTTACAGCTCTCTCTTGTGGAAAAATAG
- the C18H12orf76 gene encoding uncharacterized protein C12orf76 homolog produces the protein MGLAAARGWALSPLSPLSPGPAERSRPYAVLQHQNLVLLGSILSALLLTIILMAICVYRPVRRR, from the exons ATGGGgctggcggcggcgcggggctgggcgctgtccccgctgtccccgctgtccccgggcCCGGCGGAGCGCAGCCGGCCCTACgctgtgctgcagcaccagaACCTGG tgctgctgggcagcaTCCTCAGCGCTCTCCTGCTCACCATCATCCTCATGGCCATCTGTGTCTACCGGCCCGTCCGGCGGCGGTAG